The Thermus islandicus DSM 21543 genome window below encodes:
- a CDS encoding Jag family protein: MDEKKKSIDDLLSDLGVLEEAPVEVGLKESGKEARAQSPKEVLEAFLVGLLLRLDPAHYVEVRQEGNLLKAEVKGGDLGRFIGKEGRTLKAVEYLAGVVLAKHFGGGYRVVLDAAGYRRRQEERIRRLAEEAALQVELTGEPLPLPPMRPSERRIVHMLLKNHPKVTTESQGEGEARHVVVYPRDPAPPGTGEKA; the protein is encoded by the coding sequence ATGGACGAGAAGAAAAAGAGCATTGACGACCTGCTCTCCGACCTGGGGGTGCTGGAGGAGGCCCCGGTGGAGGTGGGGCTGAAGGAATCGGGAAAAGAGGCGCGGGCCCAAAGCCCCAAGGAGGTGCTGGAAGCCTTCCTGGTGGGCCTCCTCCTGCGCCTGGACCCCGCCCACTACGTGGAGGTGCGCCAGGAGGGGAACCTCCTCAAGGCCGAGGTGAAGGGGGGGGACCTGGGCCGGTTTATCGGCAAGGAGGGGCGCACCCTGAAGGCGGTGGAGTACCTGGCCGGGGTGGTCTTGGCCAAGCACTTCGGGGGAGGGTACCGGGTGGTCCTGGACGCCGCCGGGTACCGCCGGCGCCAGGAGGAGAGGATCCGCAGGCTGGCCGAGGAGGCGGCCCTCCAGGTGGAGCTCACGGGCGAGCCCCTGCCCCTCCCCCCCATGCGCCCCTCGGAGCGGCGCATCGTCCATATGCTCCTCAAGAACCACCCCAAGGTGACCACGGAAAGCCAAGGGGAGGGCGAGGCGCGGCACGTGGTGGTCTATCCCCGTGATCCGGCTCCTCCGGGAACTGGAGAGAAGGCTTGA
- the prmC gene encoding peptide chain release factor N(5)-glutamine methyltransferase has product MIRLLRELERRLEAAGLPKAEALDLLALAEGVSRKDLLVSLHRAPSLGTRERALALLETRLAGYPLQYLLGEVEFYGLPLRVAEGVLIPRPETEGLVELALRLPLPPRPRILDVGTGTGAIALALKKHLPEAEVYATEVDEKALALAEENARRLGLSVHFLQAPLTGGLKELDLLVSNPPYLPESYRDQAPRELGFENPKALYAGPEGLSVARPLAREAREALRPGGIFLLELAPENLLLLAEELKGLGFTEVEALRDLLGRHRYLRARRPP; this is encoded by the coding sequence GTGATCCGGCTCCTCCGGGAACTGGAGAGAAGGCTTGAGGCGGCGGGCCTGCCCAAGGCGGAGGCCTTGGACCTTTTGGCCTTGGCCGAGGGGGTTTCCCGGAAGGACCTCCTCGTAAGCCTCCACCGGGCCCCATCTCTAGGCACCCGGGAGCGGGCCCTGGCCCTGTTGGAAACGCGCCTCGCGGGCTACCCCCTGCAGTACCTCCTCGGGGAGGTGGAGTTCTACGGCCTCCCCCTCCGGGTGGCCGAGGGGGTGCTCATTCCTCGGCCGGAGACGGAGGGCCTGGTGGAGCTGGCCCTCCGCCTCCCCCTCCCCCCCAGACCCCGCATCCTGGACGTGGGCACGGGCACGGGAGCCATCGCCCTGGCCCTGAAGAAGCACCTCCCCGAAGCAGAGGTCTACGCCACGGAGGTGGACGAGAAGGCCCTGGCCTTGGCGGAGGAAAACGCCCGGAGGCTCGGCCTTTCGGTGCACTTTCTCCAGGCCCCCCTGACGGGGGGGCTAAAGGAACTGGACCTCCTCGTCTCCAACCCCCCCTACCTCCCTGAGTCCTACCGAGACCAGGCGCCTAGGGAACTCGGCTTTGAGAACCCCAAGGCCCTCTACGCCGGGCCGGAGGGGCTTTCCGTGGCCCGGCCCCTAGCGCGGGAAGCCCGGGAGGCCCTGAGGCCCGGGGGAATTTTCCTCCTGGAGCTCGCGCCGGAAAACCTGCTCCTTTTGGCGGAGGAGCTCAAGGGGCTGGGCTTTACAGAGGTGGAGGCGCTAAGGGACCTTCTGGGTCGGCACCGGTACCTCCGGGCCCGGAGGCCCCCCTAG